One window of Pseudacidobacterium ailaaui genomic DNA carries:
- a CDS encoding TlpA family protein disulfide reductase: MKRNHAVLLVLVVTLVLMVWAGISNYRRRKAEEARMRQMQALLMSSAPAASSSSSDEDEKSPLEGKPAPQFELEDLSGKKVSLASYRGKAVLVNFMATWCAPCKVETPWLIQLRNQYAPQGFEILGISTDDLDKDDQKKNAEDKAEIAKYAANMHIDYPVLIDGESISQKYGGVDALPTSFFIDRSGKIVAATTGLHDRDELEADIKKALASGGA; the protein is encoded by the coding sequence ATGAAACGTAATCATGCAGTCCTGCTGGTTCTGGTGGTAACGCTTGTACTGATGGTCTGGGCAGGAATCAGCAATTATCGCCGGCGCAAGGCCGAAGAGGCACGCATGCGCCAGATGCAGGCCTTACTCATGTCGTCCGCTCCTGCGGCAAGTTCCTCCTCGTCGGACGAGGATGAAAAGTCCCCCTTGGAGGGGAAGCCTGCTCCGCAATTTGAGTTGGAGGACCTGAGCGGAAAGAAAGTATCACTTGCCAGCTACAGGGGCAAGGCGGTGCTGGTGAATTTCATGGCGACATGGTGCGCTCCCTGTAAGGTGGAGACGCCTTGGCTGATTCAGCTCCGCAACCAGTATGCTCCCCAGGGATTTGAAATTCTCGGCATTTCCACTGACGATCTGGACAAGGACGATCAGAAAAAGAACGCGGAGGACAAGGCGGAAATTGCCAAGTACGCTGCCAACATGCACATCGATTATCCAGTGCTAATTGATGGCGAGTCCATTTCACAGAAATATGGCGGCGTGGATGCCCTTCCCACATCGTTTTTCATTGATCGCAGCGGGAAGATTGTTGCTGCGACAACTGGTCTGCATGACCGAGATGAGCTTGAGGCCGACATTAAAAAGGCGCTGGCAAGTGGGGGTGCTTGA
- a CDS encoding protein-disulfide reductase DsbD domain-containing protein, with the protein MAILLAPFAGPAQKLAWQSEAQSKLPQQVQFLYPEQVTMPAGKPGTVELHFRVNEGLHINSHTPREKSLIPTQLLVEEPAGLKVVSVDFPSGTDYSPAFSPKDVLSVYTGEFVLRMHVIAQAGEHLMQAALRYQACDANSCYPPKKAPVAVDVVGR; encoded by the coding sequence ATGGCGATCTTGCTTGCACCCTTTGCCGGGCCTGCACAAAAACTCGCCTGGCAGTCTGAGGCGCAATCAAAACTGCCGCAGCAGGTGCAATTTCTTTACCCGGAACAGGTGACCATGCCCGCCGGGAAGCCAGGCACGGTAGAACTGCACTTTCGGGTCAATGAAGGCCTGCACATCAATTCCCACACGCCAAGGGAAAAGAGCCTCATTCCTACACAATTGCTTGTGGAAGAGCCAGCGGGATTAAAGGTCGTCTCCGTAGACTTTCCCTCAGGCACGGACTATTCGCCTGCTTTCAGTCCCAAGGATGTCTTGAGTGTCTATACGGGCGAGTTTGTGCTGCGTATGCATGTGATAGCGCAGGCTGGGGAACACCTGATGCAGGCAGCGCTGCGCTACCAGGCATGCGATGCAAATTCGTGCTATCCACCAAAGAAGGCCCCGGTGGCCGTGGATGTCGTCGGCAGATAG
- the gltX gene encoding glutamate--tRNA ligase has protein sequence MMSESPVAPRVRFAPSPTGYLHVGGARTALFNWLFARHFGGTFILRIEDTDFERSSEDMVEGILEGMRWIGLNWDEGPFYQSKRLDLYRQTAEKLLASGHAYYCFCTKEELEKRRAEAAAAGRPPMYDRRCRQIDPAVASARKASGEACAVRFAVPEEGSTSFDDAVFGKVEFANAEIEDFVLLRSDGIPTYHLSVVADDIDMRLTHIIRGADHISNTPKQVLQYRALGAPLPVFAHVPLILGPDKTRLSKRHGATSVMAYKDMGIVPEAFRNFLALLGWTPGPAYKDREIFNSEELVQLFSLEGISKSNAVFDNDKLAWFNTEYIRAYSAEKLLPLIEEEWGKTGFTPERPKEEILSTIDLVKPRARNLKDFAGAFRAYFCDRFEYDPAAVAKFLKEESVRHLLAELASRYESSAELSEASAEQTLRAFAEEKGIKAGALINGARVALTGQAVAPSLFAVMVNLGRERTVRRLALAPRIA, from the coding sequence ATGATGTCAGAATCTCCAGTTGCTCCCCGTGTTCGTTTTGCACCCTCACCCACCGGCTATCTCCATGTTGGAGGAGCGCGCACTGCTCTCTTTAACTGGCTCTTCGCCCGCCACTTTGGCGGAACATTCATTCTCCGTATCGAGGACACTGATTTCGAGCGCTCCTCTGAGGACATGGTCGAAGGCATTCTTGAAGGCATGCGCTGGATCGGACTGAACTGGGATGAAGGCCCCTTTTACCAGTCGAAGCGCCTTGACCTCTATCGCCAGACAGCGGAAAAGCTCCTTGCCAGCGGACACGCCTACTACTGTTTTTGCACCAAAGAAGAGCTGGAAAAGCGCCGAGCAGAAGCCGCAGCAGCAGGACGTCCGCCAATGTATGACCGCCGCTGCCGCCAGATCGATCCGGCCGTCGCCAGCGCACGCAAAGCCTCTGGAGAAGCCTGCGCCGTGCGCTTTGCTGTTCCGGAAGAAGGCTCGACCAGCTTCGATGACGCGGTCTTTGGCAAGGTCGAGTTTGCAAATGCTGAGATTGAAGACTTTGTGCTGCTCCGCTCCGATGGCATACCCACGTATCATCTCAGCGTCGTGGCGGACGATATCGACATGCGCCTTACCCACATCATCCGCGGCGCGGACCATATCTCCAACACGCCCAAGCAGGTGCTGCAATATCGCGCACTCGGCGCACCCCTGCCTGTCTTTGCACATGTGCCCCTCATTCTTGGTCCAGACAAGACGCGCCTTTCCAAGCGCCACGGCGCCACCAGCGTAATGGCATACAAAGACATGGGCATCGTCCCTGAAGCCTTCCGTAACTTCCTCGCCCTGCTCGGCTGGACCCCCGGACCGGCCTATAAAGATCGCGAGATCTTCAACTCTGAGGAGTTGGTCCAGCTTTTTTCGCTGGAAGGGATTTCGAAGTCCAATGCCGTCTTCGACAACGACAAGCTCGCCTGGTTTAATACCGAGTACATCCGCGCGTATTCCGCAGAAAAGCTTTTGCCGCTGATTGAGGAAGAATGGGGTAAGACCGGCTTTACCCCAGAGCGGCCTAAAGAAGAAATTCTCTCGACCATCGATTTAGTAAAGCCCCGAGCGCGCAATTTAAAGGACTTTGCTGGGGCCTTCCGTGCTTACTTCTGCGATCGCTTTGAATATGATCCCGCAGCAGTTGCAAAATTTCTCAAAGAGGAATCCGTACGCCACCTTCTGGCCGAACTTGCATCACGCTACGAATCCAGTGCTGAATTGAGTGAAGCCTCTGCCGAGCAGACACTCCGCGCCTTCGCTGAAGAGAAGGGCATAAAGGCAGGAGCACTCATCAATGGGGCCCGCGTGGCGCTGACTGGGCAGGCGGTAGCTCCGAGTCTTTTTGCCGTGATGGTAAATCTGGGCAGGGAGCGGACGGTCCGACGGCTGGCCCTTGCACCCCGGATTGCATGA
- a CDS encoding TonB-dependent receptor, which produces MKRTIYLFLVFLVSSLLALGQGITTGGVSATVVDSSGAVIQNAQITAVNDATGEKFMQETRQDGTFSFVAIPRGTYTITIDASGFKSLKLVGVNVDVGIIQLGQEKLSVATSESVEVTAESQLLETSEAQVSATFDTQQIVNLPFGGGFDTTALLTPGVVITHDNSFSNNNGAYGGFSSQGERGRSNNFEIDGQSNNDNSVAGPQVFFSNQDAISAIQVITNNFSAQYGRNAGSVVNYLTRTGTNSFHGTLFEFYEGNWGESFAQGQKSPFLGFCAPGESPATTNCTPATLPRYVDNRFGGSLGGPILKNRLWFFGSAYFDRYRNGGGTSVSGPTTLTPTPTGLQQLQSAFPNQPGVAALVNNGPYSIKTGNPRVIGTPVNLPVTVNGKTAPIEFSEIGRTVPSLSNDEELLGRIDWSPTSKDHVFIRYFYQDDPYFNAGGSVTAGSWYNVPDTAHSVGADLTHTFSPSWVNQIRYSFQQTSLLFQGGAQPKCVATSPNQCTASIGIAGKIAAGTAYTNLGFGYAANIPQGRVVKVTQVQDNATWTHGRQTILFGGEFDYQNSPNPFLPDYSGAFSFSSFSGFLSGTGSLTLGNGNFTTKFTEPDAAAYIQDDWKVSPTVTLNLGLRWEFFGQAVNLLHDETVKRETNPATAFWDMSLPLSVRTFPSTNENYKNFQPRIGFAWNPERFKSRFVVRGGFAINFDPEFYNMFLNSATAAPVVNLGTITGCGTTKQCLPSNGALGTQVRAQSLGYIPIGAGVNPGGRNTTINTPNFHNPYTESYSLGVQYGLGEHAVIDIHYAGNHQVGNFLSTDGNPYLLPIAQKYPNYTSGVTLCGTSGAIGYGRLDCTHANVRERTNGGFAIYNSLQAKLSTRSWHGLLSDLNYTYSRTIDNGSEVFSTFAGGNTIAFAENPLNTDQPERAVSGISMTHVVSADFVYELPWFKEQHGFLGKLLGGYQLNGIYTFNTGQPVSVYQYGFFGSGAGYQSYCSDINFMNWQLSGYDVCRPVLSNPKAPVTTVGVYDGTGYYDWYTGNAISPSDVHWLRNTQTLASLQGTNPYIGVGRNTLRGQSWNNLDASLFKSTKLSEKLTLQLQLIAFNSLNRQYLGAPDTLIDDVGGSFMDYRYNYGSNRNTQLGIKFIF; this is translated from the coding sequence ATGAAAAGAACAATTTATCTGTTCTTGGTATTTTTGGTGTCTTCGTTGCTTGCGCTGGGACAAGGCATCACTACCGGAGGAGTTTCAGCCACTGTCGTAGACAGCAGTGGGGCCGTGATTCAAAATGCGCAAATCACAGCAGTAAATGATGCAACGGGTGAAAAGTTTATGCAGGAAACCCGACAGGATGGGACCTTTTCCTTCGTTGCGATTCCTCGTGGGACTTATACGATCACGATTGACGCCTCTGGTTTCAAGAGCCTGAAGCTGGTAGGCGTGAATGTGGATGTAGGGATTATTCAGCTTGGACAAGAGAAATTGTCTGTGGCTACCAGTGAGAGCGTCGAGGTCACGGCTGAAAGCCAGTTGCTGGAAACCTCAGAAGCACAAGTCTCTGCAACTTTTGATACACAACAAATCGTAAACCTGCCTTTTGGTGGCGGCTTTGATACAACGGCGCTGCTGACACCCGGAGTTGTGATTACCCATGACAACAGCTTCAGCAACAACAATGGTGCCTATGGCGGGTTTTCTTCCCAGGGAGAGCGCGGCCGCTCCAACAATTTTGAGATTGACGGGCAATCCAACAACGATAATTCTGTAGCTGGGCCTCAGGTCTTTTTCTCTAACCAGGACGCCATTAGCGCAATCCAGGTCATTACGAATAACTTCAGCGCACAGTATGGTCGCAATGCTGGTTCTGTAGTCAATTACCTTACGCGTACTGGCACTAATTCATTTCATGGTACTTTGTTTGAATTCTATGAGGGCAACTGGGGAGAGTCCTTTGCGCAGGGACAAAAGAGTCCCTTTTTAGGGTTTTGTGCTCCCGGAGAAAGCCCCGCGACGACAAACTGCACACCCGCTACACTTCCTCGATATGTTGACAATCGTTTTGGAGGTAGTTTGGGTGGTCCGATACTCAAAAACCGCCTTTGGTTTTTCGGCAGCGCCTACTTTGATCGTTATCGCAATGGAGGTGGCACGTCGGTCAGTGGGCCTACAACTCTGACCCCGACGCCAACGGGACTGCAGCAGCTGCAAAGCGCTTTTCCTAACCAGCCTGGTGTTGCAGCCCTCGTCAATAATGGTCCTTACTCCATCAAAACAGGGAATCCACGGGTCATTGGCACACCTGTAAATCTGCCGGTTACCGTGAATGGCAAGACAGCACCCATTGAGTTTAGCGAAATTGGACGAACGGTCCCATCGTTGTCCAATGATGAAGAACTGCTGGGAAGGATCGACTGGTCCCCGACATCAAAAGACCATGTCTTCATCCGATATTTCTACCAGGATGATCCCTATTTCAATGCCGGAGGGAGTGTAACCGCAGGTAGTTGGTATAACGTACCGGACACTGCCCATTCCGTAGGTGCAGACCTGACACATACATTTTCGCCCTCATGGGTCAATCAGATCCGATATAGCTTTCAGCAAACTTCTTTGTTGTTCCAGGGTGGTGCTCAACCTAAGTGTGTGGCCACCTCGCCTAACCAGTGCACCGCCAGCATAGGAATTGCCGGCAAGATTGCTGCTGGAACTGCCTACACCAATCTTGGATTTGGTTACGCAGCCAACATCCCTCAGGGGCGGGTAGTGAAAGTAACGCAGGTCCAGGACAATGCCACATGGACCCATGGAAGACAGACCATCCTGTTTGGAGGGGAATTTGATTATCAGAATTCTCCCAATCCCTTCCTGCCTGACTATTCCGGGGCCTTCAGCTTCAGTAGCTTTAGCGGATTTCTTTCCGGGACAGGTTCGTTGACCCTGGGGAATGGGAACTTTACGACCAAGTTCACTGAGCCTGACGCGGCCGCGTACATTCAGGATGACTGGAAAGTGTCTCCCACAGTGACGCTGAATCTTGGATTGCGCTGGGAGTTTTTTGGGCAGGCTGTGAATCTCCTGCACGATGAGACTGTGAAGCGCGAAACAAATCCCGCCACTGCGTTTTGGGACATGTCTCTCCCGCTTTCCGTTCGGACATTTCCTTCGACAAACGAAAACTACAAGAACTTCCAACCCAGAATTGGATTTGCCTGGAATCCAGAGAGGTTTAAGAGCCGTTTTGTCGTTCGCGGTGGGTTTGCAATCAATTTCGATCCCGAGTTTTACAATATGTTCCTGAACTCGGCCACCGCTGCTCCGGTTGTGAATCTGGGTACAATTACAGGATGTGGCACCACGAAACAGTGCCTGCCGTCCAATGGGGCTTTGGGTACTCAGGTCCGGGCGCAGTCTTTGGGATATATACCGATTGGTGCGGGGGTAAATCCCGGAGGCCGCAATACGACGATAAACACGCCGAACTTTCATAATCCTTATACCGAGTCCTATAGTCTGGGAGTTCAGTATGGGCTTGGCGAGCACGCGGTCATCGATATTCACTATGCCGGCAATCATCAGGTCGGAAATTTCCTAAGTACCGATGGAAATCCTTATCTGCTTCCGATAGCGCAAAAGTATCCGAACTACACCTCCGGCGTGACGCTGTGCGGCACCTCTGGTGCAATCGGATATGGGCGTCTGGACTGCACCCATGCCAACGTTCGTGAACGCACCAATGGAGGTTTCGCCATTTACAACTCTCTGCAGGCGAAACTCTCTACTCGTAGCTGGCACGGGCTTCTTTCAGACCTAAACTATACATACAGTCGCACAATTGATAACGGATCAGAGGTATTTAGCACTTTTGCTGGTGGCAACACCATCGCATTTGCTGAAAACCCATTAAACACCGACCAGCCGGAACGGGCAGTCAGCGGGATTTCCATGACTCATGTAGTCTCGGCCGACTTCGTCTATGAACTTCCCTGGTTCAAAGAACAACATGGTTTCCTGGGAAAACTCCTGGGGGGATACCAGCTTAACGGTATCTATACCTTCAATACAGGACAGCCAGTCAGTGTATATCAGTATGGATTTTTCGGGTCAGGCGCAGGTTACCAAAGCTATTGCAGCGACATAAACTTTATGAACTGGCAGTTGAGTGGATACGATGTCTGCCGCCCGGTTTTATCAAATCCAAAAGCGCCTGTGACAACCGTTGGTGTTTATGACGGAACAGGATATTACGATTGGTATACAGGCAACGCTATCTCTCCGTCCGATGTGCATTGGTTACGAAATACACAAACGCTGGCAAGCCTGCAGGGCACAAATCCGTATATTGGCGTAGGAAGGAACACTCTCCGTGGCCAGTCATGGAACAACCTGGATGCCAGTCTGTTTAAGTCAACGAAGTTGTCAGAAAAGCTGACGTTGCAGCTTCAGTTGATTGCATTCAATTCGCTCAACCGCCAGTATCTGGGCGCTCCGGATACGTTAATTGATGATGTTGGCGGGTCCTTTATGGATTATCGCTATAACTACGGCAGTAATCGAAATACACAACTCGGCATCAAGTTTATTTTCTGA
- a CDS encoding DinB family protein, with translation MFLKELGPEGMEKPPAPGKWNAREILAHLADCEIAFAFRLRQTLAEDHHIIQPFDQAIWAANYAAYDTNAAFAVFSSLRRWNLALIRSTTPEQRLKPVTHPERGTMSFFTIVQTMAGHDLNHLNQLERIHQGWK, from the coding sequence ATGTTTCTGAAAGAACTCGGCCCGGAGGGCATGGAAAAACCACCTGCTCCTGGCAAATGGAACGCCCGCGAGATCCTGGCACATCTGGCCGACTGCGAAATTGCCTTCGCCTTCCGTCTGCGCCAGACCCTCGCCGAAGATCACCACATCATCCAGCCCTTCGACCAGGCAATTTGGGCCGCAAACTACGCAGCTTACGACACGAATGCTGCCTTTGCTGTATTTTCCTCTTTGCGCCGCTGGAACCTCGCCCTGATCCGAAGCACAACTCCGGAGCAGCGACTGAAACCAGTCACCCATCCTGAACGGGGCACCATGTCTTTTTTTACCATCGTGCAAACCATGGCCGGCCATGACCTGAACCACCTGAATCAGCTGGAGAGGATCCACCAAGGCTGGAAATAA
- a CDS encoding class II aldolase/adducin family protein, which yields MKSQTLIFRLALAGYSRIAAGIPLTKLLDTPQRLLRDAVSGRPWQFRPQDNVVRIDAAKLELRETELRRELARFSKWTSRLGYAPGTAGNLSVRLDKERILATPTGCSKYLLRPSDMVITDLDGHLLSGTRNVTSEIGMHLTIYRNRPDVEAVVHAHPPIATAFASCGLALDTPLCAELVMALGSIPLAPYATPGTEELGASIEPLLPDHDAILLANHGAVTFGKDLQDAMMKMETTEHFAQVCLATCEIGSPRPLENTAVDQLKQAREKYLKNCQ from the coding sequence ATGAAATCGCAAACGCTGATTTTTCGACTGGCCTTGGCAGGCTATAGCAGGATCGCAGCCGGGATTCCTCTCACGAAACTGCTCGATACGCCACAGCGCTTGCTTCGCGATGCTGTCAGTGGCAGGCCCTGGCAATTTCGGCCGCAGGACAACGTTGTCCGGATTGACGCAGCCAAACTGGAGCTGCGCGAAACCGAATTGCGCCGCGAACTTGCCCGCTTCTCAAAGTGGACCTCCCGCCTTGGCTATGCCCCGGGCACGGCTGGAAACCTCTCGGTACGCCTGGACAAGGAACGCATCCTCGCCACTCCCACCGGATGCAGCAAGTACCTTTTGCGCCCTTCAGATATGGTCATCACCGACCTCGACGGCCATCTTCTTTCGGGCACTCGCAACGTCACCAGCGAAATCGGAATGCATCTGACCATCTACCGCAACCGGCCTGATGTCGAGGCCGTCGTCCATGCCCATCCCCCTATCGCAACTGCCTTTGCCTCCTGCGGACTCGCCCTGGATACACCTCTCTGCGCCGAACTCGTCATGGCGCTGGGTTCCATCCCACTGGCCCCCTATGCCACTCCTGGAACAGAAGAGCTGGGCGCGAGTATCGAACCGCTCTTGCCGGACCACGATGCGATCCTGCTGGCCAATCACGGCGCTGTCACCTTCGGGAAAGACCTACAGGACGCGATGATGAAAATGGAAACCACAGAACACTTCGCCCAGGTGTGCCTCGCGACGTGCGAAATCGGCTCTCCCCGTCCGTTGGAAAACACGGCCGTCGATCAATTGAAACAAGCGCGAGAGAAATATCTGAAGAACTGCCAGTAG
- the rimP gene encoding ribosome maturation factor RimP, with amino-acid sequence MSGPEAHFSFAAKLFSQMALNLDQIRATAERVAASHRLDVVDLEFQGGGKHRILRVFIEKNAEERARLAQAGGLPPGVEADQLAGVTHGDCEAFSRDFGTVLDVEDLVPGAEYTLEVSSPGLDRRLFGEKDYRRFAGSLVKVQTFDPVLGNRHWRGRLTEVKEGRVVLEPGTVRQKGKGKGPGPVEAVEIEMSNIEKANLIPEI; translated from the coding sequence ATGAGTGGGCCTGAAGCCCACTTTTCTTTTGCTGCAAAGCTCTTCAGCCAGATGGCTCTGAATCTCGACCAAATTCGCGCTACAGCAGAGCGGGTCGCCGCTTCCCACAGGCTTGACGTTGTCGACCTGGAGTTCCAGGGAGGAGGGAAGCACCGTATTTTGCGCGTCTTTATTGAAAAGAATGCAGAAGAGCGGGCCAGGCTGGCGCAGGCCGGGGGGCTTCCTCCGGGTGTGGAGGCTGACCAGTTGGCGGGCGTGACGCATGGTGACTGCGAGGCCTTCAGCCGGGACTTTGGGACAGTGTTGGATGTGGAAGATCTGGTCCCTGGGGCCGAATATACGCTGGAAGTTTCCTCGCCGGGCCTGGACCGCCGGCTGTTTGGGGAGAAGGATTATCGCCGCTTCGCAGGCAGTCTGGTCAAAGTCCAGACATTCGATCCGGTCTTGGGCAACCGTCACTGGCGGGGAAGGCTCACAGAAGTGAAGGAGGGGCGCGTGGTCCTGGAGCCCGGTACGGTGCGGCAGAAGGGCAAAGGAAAAGGGCCAGGGCCAGTGGAAGCCGTTGAGATTGAGATGAGCAATATTGAAAAAGCGAACCTCATTCCGGAAATATGA
- the nusA gene encoding transcription termination factor NusA: MASALYQSIEALSRDKGIDPAIVVSAVEDAIALATRKYYKTQENMRAELDKETGEIRAYAYKTVVESPEQIEDPVNQIALEEARQIAPDVEAGGEIRYYKPTDVLGRIAAQMAKQVIFQKVREAERDIVFQEYNHRVGEVLTATVKRIEPQDVIFDLGKAEARMPKREQSRLEQFAVGERVRVVLLRVDKAAKGPQVIVSRAAPELVQNLFQTEVPEIYDGTVAIKAIAREAGERTKIAVQSRDKDVDPVGACVGMKGMRVQSIIRELRGEKIDIIEYSDEVTTFAEKALQPAKVSRVSITDLGEKQLEVIVDDTQLSLAIGKKGQNVRLAAKLLGWKIDIKSEEEKRQEVEQQMQAMAGGPTTPIERVSELGDAIIQKLIAAGITTVEGLADMTPEQLEEIPGIGEKTLEKIGTAVRHYFGQYEEGEDRPAGEDLAQAVHIADAQAAVEVDSLKQDLKQSGEDSPAEDGSGFISDEVAEERIAEVTETGPALEDEGASTVVPGREDTSQELAAHHAGAESTQADEGGRQETEEAEKDEGGA; encoded by the coding sequence ATGGCAAGTGCGCTGTATCAAAGTATTGAAGCATTAAGCCGGGACAAGGGCATTGATCCCGCAATTGTCGTTTCCGCTGTTGAAGACGCGATCGCACTGGCTACGCGCAAGTATTACAAAACACAGGAAAATATGCGCGCCGAGCTGGACAAGGAAACCGGTGAAATCCGGGCCTATGCGTATAAGACCGTCGTCGAGTCGCCAGAGCAGATTGAGGACCCAGTCAATCAGATAGCGCTTGAGGAGGCGCGGCAGATTGCCCCCGACGTAGAGGCCGGAGGCGAAATCCGCTACTACAAGCCGACTGACGTGCTGGGGCGAATCGCGGCCCAGATGGCCAAGCAGGTCATCTTCCAGAAGGTACGCGAGGCCGAAAGGGACATTGTTTTTCAGGAATACAATCATCGCGTCGGTGAAGTGCTCACGGCCACAGTAAAGCGGATTGAGCCGCAGGACGTAATTTTTGACCTGGGCAAGGCCGAGGCACGGATGCCAAAGCGCGAGCAGTCGCGTCTGGAGCAGTTTGCTGTGGGCGAGCGCGTGCGGGTCGTGCTGCTGCGGGTGGACAAAGCGGCAAAGGGGCCGCAGGTGATTGTTTCCCGCGCCGCCCCGGAACTGGTGCAGAACCTCTTCCAGACCGAAGTGCCGGAGATTTATGACGGGACCGTGGCCATCAAGGCCATTGCGCGCGAAGCAGGGGAGCGGACCAAGATTGCCGTGCAGTCCCGCGACAAGGACGTGGACCCGGTCGGCGCTTGTGTGGGCATGAAGGGAATGCGCGTGCAGTCCATTATCCGCGAGCTGCGCGGCGAGAAGATTGACATTATCGAATACAGCGACGAGGTGACCACCTTTGCTGAGAAGGCCCTGCAGCCAGCAAAGGTGAGTCGGGTGAGCATTACCGACCTCGGGGAAAAGCAATTGGAGGTCATCGTAGACGACACGCAGCTTTCTCTGGCCATCGGCAAGAAGGGCCAGAATGTGCGGCTGGCGGCGAAACTCCTCGGCTGGAAGATTGACATCAAGAGCGAGGAAGAGAAGCGGCAGGAGGTCGAGCAGCAGATGCAGGCCATGGCTGGCGGCCCAACGACCCCGATCGAGCGGGTCAGCGAGCTGGGTGACGCGATCATCCAGAAACTGATTGCCGCAGGCATTACCACGGTGGAAGGCCTTGCCGATATGACTCCCGAGCAGCTTGAGGAGATTCCGGGCATCGGAGAAAAGACCCTGGAAAAGATCGGGACAGCCGTGCGCCATTACTTCGGGCAATATGAGGAAGGCGAGGACCGGCCGGCTGGGGAGGACCTTGCCCAGGCGGTGCACATTGCTGATGCTCAGGCTGCGGTGGAAGTGGATTCTTTAAAGCAGGACCTGAAGCAATCCGGTGAAGACAGTCCAGCTGAGGATGGTTCCGGTTTCATCAGCGACGAGGTTGCCGAAGAGCGCATTGCTGAAGTGACAGAGACCGGGCCTGCACTGGAGGACGAGGGCGCATCGACCGTGGTCCCGGGAAGGGAAGACACTAGCCAGGAACTGGCCGCACACCACGCCGGAGCCGAATCGACGCAGGCGGATGAGGGTGGACGGCAGGAAACTGAGGAAGCAGAAAAAGATGAGGGGGGCGCATAA